The following proteins are co-located in the Solanum pennellii chromosome 1, SPENNV200 genome:
- the LOC107028507 gene encoding uncharacterized protein LOC107028507, with translation MEMEYYLPSVRAEEEDKKYLSSVTSKEQIDLSKIGRNCLARWDDWGFFIDNWVCFVWNFKCHTKIMLPNFSYYHHWMTKVLKCIVSPSTQEHFPYDDQYLCNVSLFFYGEPYCLICGPPCYKKWVKVKLYDDSWLLDAVTFCNGEKICVMFHNGELGIIQMFPETTKTTHLSPVTFRAPTDISALYRNRHLISWQHQLFLVQQRVGSPSIFEIWEADFETDQFNRVFNLDGFIIFISHLFSTATASSLPQEKNGVYFTQCDDQRTVYAFDIGDQSFSTTKQFRAYIPHNSVRLFARSGRAKIQHNTTTKRPSGTGIHSKPAAADSNICIRVSQDLQKKISRYLISQEASYMSFRLVCKLWRSIAPPLRWKVVVDGDDDATPCYDQDSMWLLSLNQNDGLCTFYNPFRNFNCYMSNNDLIGCEIRYAKDGWLLVSKGKSLFLVEPGKQIIHLPQKADEYFCDIMSFSASPTKSSAWVIFGIALFMSLHVRISYLRQGDDKWTTIIRNGNFPPSSCSPVYFGEEFCVLSQLGDVGVFGFFKDGTPYWFVHQLSHQYSSPTICGACRLFLVQHDQYLLHSVVVTPQYDVHVYELYFPSNVIVKLVKQVKNWLLFTSEASSFGVCGMNVNVDNAVFFPTFNTSNNYTYYSLEDVAFKVLKDNCTDKTQQKELLNRVWIRCELKRN, from the exons ATGGAGATGGAGTACTATTTGCCATCAGTAAGGGCTGAAGAGGAGgacaaaaaatatttgtcatcGGTCACTTCCAAGGAACAAATTGATCTTAGCAAGATAGGCAGAAACTGCTTGGCTCGTTGGGACGATTGGGGTTTTTTCATTGACAACTGGGTATGTTTTGTTTGGAACTTCAAATGTCATACCAAAATCATGCTCCCTAATTTCTCTTACTACCATCACTGGATGACAAAGGTTCTCAAGTGTATTGTTTCCCCTTCAACACAAGAACATTTTCCCTATGACGATCAATACTTGTGCAACGTCTCTCTGTTCTTTTACGGAGAACCCTATTGTCTAATTTGTGGTCCTCCTTGCTATAAAAAGTGGGTAAAAGTAAAACTTTATGATGATAGCTGGTTGTTAGACGCAGTCACCTTCTGTAACGGTGAGAAAATATGCGTTATGTTCCACAATGGGGAGCTAGGCATAATACAAATGTTCCCTGAAACAACTAAAACGACTCATCTCTCCCCTGTCACATTCAGGGCACCAACAGATATCTCTGCTTTGTATCGAAACAGACACTTGATATCGTGGCAACACCAATTGTTTCTAGTTCAACAAAGAGTCGGATCACCTTCCATTTTTGAGATTTGGGAGGCCGATTTTGAAACAGATCAATTCAACAGAGTATTCAATTTGGACggatttatcatttttataagtCACCTATTCTCTACTGCAACTGCTTCATCTCTACCTCAAGAAAAAAATGGGGTCTATTTCACACAGTGCGATGATCAACGCACTGTATATGCCTTCGACATTGGCGATCAAAGCTTCTCAACAACTAAGCAATTTCGTGCCTATATTCCTCACAATTCGGTTCGTCTATTCGCcag GTCAGGAAGGGCCAAAATTCAACATAACACTACTACTAAGCGTCCATCCGGTACTGGTATTCATAGTAAGCCTGCTGCTGCAGACAGCAACATTTGCATCCGTGTTTCTCAAGAccttcaaaagaaaatttctcGTTATCTAATTTCTCAAGAAGCATCCTACATGAGTTTTCGCTTGGTGTGTAAATTATGGAGATCTATTGCTCCTCCATTACGTTGGAAAGTGGTtgttgatggtgatgatgatgcgACTCCTTGTTATGATCAAGACTCCATGTGGCTTCTATCTCTAAACCAAAATGATGGTTTGTGCACATTCTATAATCCTTTTAGAAATTTCAACTGTTATATGAGCAACAACGATTTAATAGGCTGTGAAATTCGGTATGCCAAAGATGGATGGCTTCTTGTATCTAAGGGAAAGTCTCTCTTCCTAGTTGAGCCTGGGAAGCAAATAATCCATCTCCCACAAAAAGCAGATGAATATTTTTGTGACATTATGTCATTCTCAGCTTCTCCAACTAAGTCTTCTGCATGGGTAATCTTTGGTATAGCTTTATTCATGTCGCTTCACGTTAGAATTTCATATTTGAGACAAGGTGATGATAAGTGGACTACTATCATAAGGAACGGTAACTTCCCACCTTCATCTTGTAGTCCGGTCTATTTTGGTGAAGAATTTTGTGTCCTGAGCCAATTAGGTGATGTTGGTGTATTTGGCTTCTTTAAAGACGGAACCCCTTACTGGTTTGTCCATCAACTTTCCCACCAATATTCATCTCCTACTATTTGTGGTGCTTGCCGTTTGTTTTTAGTTCAACATGATCAATATTTGCTACATTCTGTGGTTGTGACACCACAATATGATGTTCATGTTTATGAACTATACTTTCCAAGCAACGTAATAGTCAAATTAGTAAAACAAGTCAAAAATTGGCTTTTATTCACTAGCGAAGCCTCATCTTTTGGTGTTTGTGGCATGAACGTAAATGTGGATAATGCAGTTTTCTTCCCCACTTTCAACACTAGTAACAACTATACTTATTATTCTTTGGAAGATGTCGCCTTCAAAGTATTGAAAGACAATTGTACGGATAAAACGCAACAAAAAGAGCTTTTAAATCGTGTTTGGATCCGCTGTGAACTGAaacgaaattga